CCCCACATCACGGATGTCCAGTGGCGGATTGTGTGCGATGTAAAGTCCTCCACGTCCGCCAGCAGTACAGGAGTTGCGCAGTTTTGCATAAATCTTGGCCGGTTTCAGCAAAGCAGCGGCGAACGGATCACAATTGTGGAGTTCGTGTGCAACGCCGAGGAGCTACATTCCCTGATCAATCGGCTTAAGGAGATCGAGAGGCATTGCAATCAAATGGCCATTAGATAGTAGGAACAAAACAATCTTATAATGTATATTCTCGCAGTAAATAACAATTCGTTTGTCTATGTAAGCCATATACAAAGTCGAAGCTAATAATCTAACCAGTTACCACAGTTCTAATCACAAATAGGCTTCGTAATTTAGCAGCCTCCATGCCACTCCTCTTCTCTTATGTGGTGGGCAGATAATTGTAGTGAGCGGTCTTTCGTTAAAAGAGCCCGTTATATTTCAGCTGTTCGTCGTTGGGCGACAGAATCTTCAATAGGACATCGTAGTTGCTTGGCGCCGTACAGTAAATGGCCCCTGAGAAGTGGGTATTGTCATTCTCCTCGGCAGCAATCACCATGCAATTGTTTTTGATGGTCAGACTCATATTCAGTCCGCGGAAGCGCGAATCCTGCTTGTACAACATAGCATCCTCTTTGGGCATAAAGTAGGGTCGTCCACTGAACGGATTTAGGAAGTCCGCCCAGAAGCCCATCGATAAGAGACGATCGCTGATGTCTCTGGCGGCCAGCACAAACTTGAAAGGATGAGTAAAAGGATTAGTGAATCGCAAAAAAATGTATTCGTTTGAACAGCTCTACCTTGGTGGCGCCTGTTTCGATGTCACCATCATAGCTCAAGGTGAGCAACGTAATGTCCGTCTCCTTGCTTGCAACGGCGCGCACTGGGAACAGTTCGATGAGGGTGTCACGTATCAGTATGGGACACTGGCAGCAGGAGATCTCAAGGCTCGACTTGTCCTTATTTTCCTCTTTGTTGAAATTCACTATCTCCGAGAGTGGAGCCATCAGCTCAATGGTGGAATTATATCCCTGCCAGGCTGGGCCAAAGCCATTCGGCAAGTAGAAGCGATTGCTCTTTGTGGCAGTCAACTCCCAGTTCAGTTCGGACTCAATGCTGTTGACATCGTCGTCGGCGAGCTCACGACTCCTGGTCACTATCTTAAACGGACTGCCTTCGTCCGAAGGGGATCCGCGCTTTGAGTAGTTTACTGCGCTTATCATCATGGCCGCCTTTGGAATATCTGCGCTGAATAACCCAGTCCGGCCGCGGATGCGGGTTGTTGTCGGCACATGCCAGTTACGGCCCACAGTTTCGAGTGTGCGAATCAGTGAACGCGACATTATTATATCATAAGCTACTGCAAATGCGTAAAAATCATTGGCAATGAAAATGGAATGGTCACTGTGTCACACTCTAGTGTCATGATATCCCAATACGTACTTAATTTGTTGCGGCTGGATGAGGTACTTCTATATAATGGCACGGATTCGAGAGTAAGTAAAAATGTACGTAGAATTTACTTTTAATCTGGTATAGTTTGTTTACTAtaatacatttatttatttttatatttcaCTTTGACTTTTGACCAGTGTGACCGAGGATTTATcgtaaaaatataccgtccgaccctcaaaaatataccgaaacatgcCGTCTCATTTtgaaaatataccgtaaatatactgacgaattcaagttccattatacatattcctcgattttgatattccatggaatattactagctagctaATACGCTCAGCTCCAAATGTATAATTTTTTTCGATTATTGAATTAATTTGCTACAAGACTGTTTAACTTTAAGTTCTTATCTTTATTGgattgtttataaaataaggtttagGGACAACAATGTAATTACTAAAGGCGACACCTGATGGGAAAATGTGAACGTTTCAAAAATGTTTgcccgtttttttttttcatataaGCCCCATGGAAGCGCCAGTGCGAAACACCTCCGTTATCCTATTTTTGACATGCCGTTttttttcgacattttcgAAAAAATTGAGATTTTGATGGCAAAGGAATTGGATCAGGAATTGGCTCTAAGTGGCATTTCTACACGGTTTCTACACTGGTGTATATGTCAAGAGGGTGTCTCACCCGATTCAAGTTCGGTTATCAATACTATCGACTGGATACGagtggtgcgcgccaaatagaaattgtttgaaagtgaatgagcGAAAAGGTAGTTCGAAAGTAGTTCTTGCTACAAACTTCTCTGTTTTTCGTTGTTGCAAGCGCGTTTGCAATATTTATTTAATGttgcatatacatacaataGATGTATATACgtcatatgtgtgtgtgggtgtgtgtgtgtaaattaaattgtttttgta
The Drosophila miranda strain MSH22 chromosome XL, D.miranda_PacBio2.1, whole genome shotgun sequence genome window above contains:
- the LOC108164706 gene encoding methylmalonic aciduria and homocystinuria type D homolog, mitochondrial — translated: MSRSLIRTLETVGRNWHVPTTTRIRGRTGLFSADIPKAAMMISAVNYSKRGSPSDEGSPFKIVTRSRELADDDVNSIESELNWELTATKSNRFYLPNGFGPAWQGYNSTIELMAPLSEIVNFNKEENKDKSSLEISCCQCPILIRDTLIELFPVRAVASKETDITLLTLSYDGDIETGATKFVLAARDISDRLLSMGFWADFLNPFSGRPYFMPKEDAMLYKQDSRFRGLNMSLTIKNNCMVIAAEENDNTHFSGAIYCTAPSNYDVLLKILSPNDEQLKYNGLF